A DNA window from Archocentrus centrarchus isolate MPI-CPG fArcCen1 chromosome 15, fArcCen1, whole genome shotgun sequence contains the following coding sequences:
- the LOC115793678 gene encoding uncharacterized protein LOC115793678 isoform X1, translating into MATRSEIQDKEMAAHQKMTLRVIFTETDIRKVVLNTRPTTVEDLIGKLKESLGLNFNFSLQYQDPEFNYEVCNLTDIEDLPEKPTVKVIPLLELVSVSTSEEILSGTPSVADTEILSTSSQERQKQWPDCFDIPDFSVDVAYRLRQADLQFLRDGTHLKVTKELKHEILERLAESMYSYTAYPNNAQFESVAQALISKHPSLQERGSTSRCSGWKNSLKFKMANYRTKRRRSGCLDVAVNAGKRGGHSTEGEPANKNIKKAKKGEINFLPNFPDGFNQVALEGARKDLVNEMQKRTPNGQLVKEKMDLTFALRRKEVVESEPAVCEMVERWPAFFTEDQVCMEFNRIVGKNLKQEFYESIDRHSPRLIEIFRSKRGNIGQMLTQLSQQTKTAEPTDIRTLVLRGLPVILGDNPTDFYKPAFDSDDDDSFRNIDIGILLVEPEGAVPSSSLHLSPASLKIVIEGEVVMDNIQDLPKAMCLLFGLAYAMHLSYPISMKFTFQFIQQVFLELGHVELKPKLQTLKNQLAM; encoded by the exons atggcagcacaccAGAAGATGACCTTGAGAGTAATTTTCACAGAGACAGATATAAGAAAGGTTGTTCTGAATACAAGACCTACtacagtggaggatttgataGGCAAGCTTAAAGAATCACTGGGACTTAATTTCAACTTCAGTCTCCAGTACCAAgatcctgaattcaattatgaaGTGTGCAATCTGACAGATATCGAAGATCTtcctgaaaaaccaacagtcaaggTCATCCCTCTACTTGAGTTGGTATCTGTCTCAACATCTGAAGAAATTTTGAGTGGCACACCCAGTGTAGCAGATACAGAGATCCTCTCTACATCCTCGCAGGAGCGACAGAAACAGTGGCCAGATTGTTTTGATATCccagatttttctgttgatgtagCATATAGACTTAGGCAAGCAGATCTTCAGTTTCTTCGTGATGGTACGCACCTGAAAGtaacaaaagagctgaaacatgAGATTCTTGAAAGATTGGCAGAGAGCATGTATAGTTACACAGCATACCCAAATAATGCTCAGTTCGAAAGTGTTGCACAAGCCCTCATAAGCAAGCACCCCTCTCTCCAGGAGCGAGGCTCAACCAGTCGCTGTAGCGGCTGGAAAAAtagtctaaaatttaaaatggctaattacagaacaaagcGCAGAAGATCAGGGTGCCTTGATGTAGCAGTAAATGCAGGGAAACGAGGAGGGCATTCAACTGAAGGAGAACCAGCCAACAAGAACATCAAGAAGGCAAAGAAAGGCGAGATCAACTTCTTACCCAACTTTCCAGACGGATTTAATCAGGTAGCCCTTGAGGGTGCCCGCAAAGACTTGgttaatgaaatgcagaagagaaCACCAAATGGACAGCTTGTAAAAGAGAAGATGGATCTGACGTTTGCattgagaagaaaagaggtggtGGAGTCAGAACCTGCCGTATGTGAGATGGTGGAACGTTGGCCTGCTTTTTTCACAGAAGATCAG gTATGCATGGAGTTCAACAGGATTGTTGGCAAGAATCTCAAACAGGAATTCTATGAGAGCATTGATCGGCACAGTCCTCGTCTTATCGAGATTTTTCGATCCAAGAGAGGGAACATTGGCCAAATGTTGACACAGCTTTCCCAACAAACAAAG ACTGCAGAGCCAACTGATATTCGAacactggtgctcagaggactTCCTGTTATCCTTGGTGACAAccccacagacttctacaaaccagccttt gactcagatgatgatgactctTTCCGCAACATTGACATTGGGATCCTCCTTGTTGAACCTGAAGGTGCTGTGCCCTCATCCTCCCTGCATCTCAGTCCAGCCTCACTAAAAATTGTCATTGAGGGAGAAGTGGTGATGGACAACATTCAAGACCTGCCAAAAGCTATGTGTCTTCTCTTTGGACTTGCATATGCAATGCATCTCAGTTACCCCATTTCTATGAAGTTCACGTTCCAGTTCATCCAACAGGTATTTCTTGAGCTGGGCCACGTTGAACTAAAACCAAAGTTACAAAcattgaaaaaccagcttgcgaTGTAA
- the LOC115793678 gene encoding uncharacterized protein LOC115793678 isoform X2: MAAHQKMTLRVIFTETDIRKVVLNTRPTTVEDLIGKLKESLGLNFNFSLQYQDPEFNYEVCNLTDIEDLPEKPTVKVIPLLELVSVSTSEEILSGTPSVADTEILSTSSQERQKQWPDCFDIPDFSVDVAYRLRQADLQFLRDGTHLKVTKELKHEILERLAESMYSYTAYPNNAQFESVAQALISKHPSLQERGSTSRCSGWKNSLKFKMANYRTKRRRSGCLDVAVNAGKRGGHSTEGEPANKNIKKAKKGEINFLPNFPDGFNQVALEGARKDLVNEMQKRTPNGQLVKEKMDLTFALRRKEVVESEPAVCEMVERWPAFFTEDQVCMEFNRIVGKNLKQEFYESIDRHSPRLIEIFRSKRGNIGQMLTQLSQQTKTAEPTDIRTLVLRGLPVILGDNPTDFYKPAFDSDDDDSFRNIDIGILLVEPEGAVPSSSLHLSPASLKIVIEGEVVMDNIQDLPKAMCLLFGLAYAMHLSYPISMKFTFQFIQQVFLELGHVELKPKLQTLKNQLAM; the protein is encoded by the exons atggcagcacaccAGAAGATGACCTTGAGAGTAATTTTCACAGAGACAGATATAAGAAAGGTTGTTCTGAATACAAGACCTACtacagtggaggatttgataGGCAAGCTTAAAGAATCACTGGGACTTAATTTCAACTTCAGTCTCCAGTACCAAgatcctgaattcaattatgaaGTGTGCAATCTGACAGATATCGAAGATCTtcctgaaaaaccaacagtcaaggTCATCCCTCTACTTGAGTTGGTATCTGTCTCAACATCTGAAGAAATTTTGAGTGGCACACCCAGTGTAGCAGATACAGAGATCCTCTCTACATCCTCGCAGGAGCGACAGAAACAGTGGCCAGATTGTTTTGATATCccagatttttctgttgatgtagCATATAGACTTAGGCAAGCAGATCTTCAGTTTCTTCGTGATGGTACGCACCTGAAAGtaacaaaagagctgaaacatgAGATTCTTGAAAGATTGGCAGAGAGCATGTATAGTTACACAGCATACCCAAATAATGCTCAGTTCGAAAGTGTTGCACAAGCCCTCATAAGCAAGCACCCCTCTCTCCAGGAGCGAGGCTCAACCAGTCGCTGTAGCGGCTGGAAAAAtagtctaaaatttaaaatggctaattacagaacaaagcGCAGAAGATCAGGGTGCCTTGATGTAGCAGTAAATGCAGGGAAACGAGGAGGGCATTCAACTGAAGGAGAACCAGCCAACAAGAACATCAAGAAGGCAAAGAAAGGCGAGATCAACTTCTTACCCAACTTTCCAGACGGATTTAATCAGGTAGCCCTTGAGGGTGCCCGCAAAGACTTGgttaatgaaatgcagaagagaaCACCAAATGGACAGCTTGTAAAAGAGAAGATGGATCTGACGTTTGCattgagaagaaaagaggtggtGGAGTCAGAACCTGCCGTATGTGAGATGGTGGAACGTTGGCCTGCTTTTTTCACAGAAGATCAG gTATGCATGGAGTTCAACAGGATTGTTGGCAAGAATCTCAAACAGGAATTCTATGAGAGCATTGATCGGCACAGTCCTCGTCTTATCGAGATTTTTCGATCCAAGAGAGGGAACATTGGCCAAATGTTGACACAGCTTTCCCAACAAACAAAG ACTGCAGAGCCAACTGATATTCGAacactggtgctcagaggactTCCTGTTATCCTTGGTGACAAccccacagacttctacaaaccagccttt gactcagatgatgatgactctTTCCGCAACATTGACATTGGGATCCTCCTTGTTGAACCTGAAGGTGCTGTGCCCTCATCCTCCCTGCATCTCAGTCCAGCCTCACTAAAAATTGTCATTGAGGGAGAAGTGGTGATGGACAACATTCAAGACCTGCCAAAAGCTATGTGTCTTCTCTTTGGACTTGCATATGCAATGCATCTCAGTTACCCCATTTCTATGAAGTTCACGTTCCAGTTCATCCAACAGGTATTTCTTGAGCTGGGCCACGTTGAACTAAAACCAAAGTTACAAAcattgaaaaaccagcttgcgaTGTAA